In one Paracoccus everestensis genomic region, the following are encoded:
- a CDS encoding flagellar basal body-associated FliL family protein produces the protein MTDATANLAADPPAKASGKKKLIPILAALAFAGGGFASTYLGLWSPAAIMASKEEAPKAPAVVFVTVPTVDLIIPGGSGQSLVLAASLETNSAHQAEVAHLMPRVSDAFTSFLSGIDPAAYDKRGVLEIIRAELLARTRYVLGEDAIKDLLITEFRFK, from the coding sequence ATGACCGATGCGACCGCGAATCTGGCAGCCGACCCACCTGCCAAGGCATCCGGCAAGAAAAAGCTGATCCCGATCCTGGCCGCCCTGGCCTTCGCGGGGGGCGGCTTTGCCTCGACCTATCTGGGGTTGTGGTCGCCCGCTGCGATCATGGCCTCCAAGGAGGAAGCCCCCAAGGCACCGGCGGTGGTGTTCGTGACGGTTCCCACCGTCGACCTGATCATCCCCGGCGGATCGGGACAAAGCCTGGTTCTCGCGGCCAGCCTGGAAACCAACAGCGCCCATCAGGCCGAGGTCGCGCATCTGATGCCGCGCGTGTCCGACGCCTTCACCAGCTTCCTGTCGGGCATCGACCCCGCCGCCTATGACAAGCGCGGCGTCCTGGAGATCATCCGGGCCGAGCTGCTGGCGCGCACCCGCTATGTCCTGGGCGAGGACGCCATCAAGGATCTGCTGATCACGGAGTTTCGCTTCAAATGA
- a CDS encoding MotE family protein, with amino-acid sequence MRKSILTALTLAFAVPAGAAIWQAGDVSRFFAASASSGDLLQGCTDVPEAVALATELRDRALRIERYMEAMDTRKAEIATAEAALRARATELRQQKSGIQSRRDGASQAVRADIDRLVAVYDQMKPAEAAAVLTNLPPDFAAEILMRVQPETGARIIAAVEPRQAALLTAQMGARSVQND; translated from the coding sequence ATGCGTAAATCGATCCTGACCGCGCTTACGCTGGCCTTTGCCGTCCCTGCCGGGGCCGCGATCTGGCAGGCTGGGGATGTGTCGCGCTTTTTCGCGGCCTCCGCCAGTTCCGGCGACCTGCTGCAAGGCTGCACCGACGTGCCAGAAGCCGTGGCGCTTGCGACCGAACTGCGCGACCGCGCGCTGCGGATCGAACGCTACATGGAGGCGATGGACACCCGCAAGGCCGAGATCGCCACCGCCGAGGCCGCGCTGCGTGCCCGCGCCACCGAACTGCGCCAGCAGAAATCCGGCATCCAGTCGCGCCGCGACGGCGCGTCCCAAGCCGTGCGTGCGGATATCGACCGCCTAGTCGCCGTATACGACCAGATGAAGCCGGCCGAGGCCGCGGCAGTGCTGACCAACCTGCCCCCCGATTTCGCCGCCGAGATCCTGATGCGCGTCCAGCCGGAAACCGGCGCCCGCATCATCGCGGCGGTCGAGCCGCGCCAGGCTGCCCTGCTGACCGCCCAGATGGGCGCCCGCAGCGTCCAGAACGACTGA